In Bacillus sp. DX3.1, the following proteins share a genomic window:
- a CDS encoding O-antigen ligase family protein, whose protein sequence is MTHLTRFHYIALSVFFVTLGLFFSSPYTGLFISVVLAVSAFRDEKLGIAYLLLFIPMRPFLVVYNAGLKFIGLLIIISLLCKLFLQYRHSISKLFSFHYFEIAYFLFCLFGAILGFVNDVSLMAIMMQLHTLLLFYFVFYIATRISFHNDDLLFFAQITFITSTIISIHGLVEKLSLRSIGLPEAWKELVLAPTNKIRIYGMIGGPNELALYLTLAFLVSLYLLRNTSKQMKYLIYTGLTLIATTLWLTYSRGAFLIIIIFLILYIVIHRGISHWKSLLTIVLISFLCATGISKMTNYLEGESIGSKRFSEALSKETVELSKEDGRIYYVKKALEIFQDKPITGYGFGTFGDAATQTYSSPIYEQYKITWNFYSDNQYIQILAETGIVGTILIFTFVFGVLSILWKYRNGHELSPLLLYLMVGAIVGSAFYNILEIAPFMMYFFLTVGYLCPRMQKSY, encoded by the coding sequence ATGACACATCTAACTCGATTTCATTATATAGCACTAAGCGTTTTCTTCGTTACATTAGGATTATTCTTTTCATCACCTTATACCGGGCTATTCATTTCAGTTGTATTAGCAGTTTCTGCTTTTCGAGATGAAAAGCTCGGTATTGCTTATTTACTATTATTTATTCCGATGCGTCCCTTTCTTGTTGTCTATAATGCTGGACTAAAATTTATTGGTCTTCTCATTATTATTTCTTTATTATGCAAATTATTTTTACAATATCGCCATAGTATTTCAAAATTATTCTCATTTCATTACTTTGAAATCGCCTATTTTTTATTTTGCTTATTTGGTGCGATTCTCGGCTTTGTTAATGATGTTTCACTTATGGCAATTATGATGCAATTGCATACCCTTCTATTATTTTATTTTGTATTCTATATTGCGACCCGTATTTCTTTTCATAATGACGATTTATTATTTTTTGCACAAATTACTTTTATCACTTCCACTATCATTTCAATACATGGTTTAGTTGAAAAGCTATCATTACGAAGTATAGGGCTTCCAGAAGCATGGAAAGAGCTTGTACTAGCTCCAACCAATAAAATCCGTATATATGGGATGATAGGCGGTCCAAATGAATTAGCGCTTTACTTGACGTTAGCTTTTTTAGTTTCGCTATATTTGTTGCGAAATACCTCAAAACAAATGAAATATTTGATCTATACAGGCCTTACACTTATAGCAACAACTTTATGGTTAACATATTCACGCGGGGCATTTTTAATAATTATCATTTTTTTAATTCTCTATATCGTTATACATCGAGGCATATCGCATTGGAAATCGTTACTCACTATCGTTCTTATTTCCTTTCTATGCGCCACTGGTATATCTAAAATGACAAACTATTTAGAAGGAGAATCTATCGGATCTAAGCGCTTTTCAGAAGCATTATCAAAGGAAACTGTTGAACTAAGTAAGGAAGATGGACGTATTTATTATGTAAAAAAAGCACTGGAAATTTTCCAAGATAAACCGATTACTGGATATGGCTTTGGAACATTTGGGGATGCAGCAACTCAAACATATTCATCACCAATTTATGAACAATATAAAATTACATGGAATTTTTATTCCGATAACCAGTACATTCAAATTCTTGCTGAAACAGGTATAGTCGGAACAATTCTTATCTTCACCTTCGTCTTTGGAGTATTATCAATTCTGTGGAAATATCGTAACGGGCATGAACTTTCTCCCTTACTACTCTATTTAATGGTTGGAGCCATTGTTGGTAGTGCATTTTATAACATTTTAGAAATTGCT